A single region of the Paroceanicella profunda genome encodes:
- a CDS encoding hydantoinase/oxoprolinase family protein, which translates to MYRLSVDIGGTFTDVVLEGPTIASLKTLTTPDAPEIGAMTGIAELLDSEGLRLTDVSAVIHGTTLATNALIERRGAKTAFITTEGFRDILEMAYEKRFDQYDTDLQLPVPLVPRDLRLTVRERMDAAGAPLIAPSQAQMDALASRLIAEGVEAVAIGFLHVCANPAHELLVAQWLRARLPEHVTICLSSEVSPEIREYERFSTVCANAYVRPLMSRYLHRFASGLRGQGFAGEFLLMLSGGGLTTLEQAAKTPIRLVESGPAGGVALGVRVSRETGCERLLAFDMGGTTAKICFLEHGVPATARRFEVARAWRDMKGSGLPVRVPTTELVEIGAGGGSIARRDDMGRLAVGPKSASSVPGPASYGRGGTAPTITDANVVLGKLRPEGFAGGSFALRPDLAAQAVERDVAAPLGLSSTAWAAAGIVEIGEEAMANAARVHAIEQGKDVTRYHLMASGGAGPLHAVRIAEKLGITRVIIPADAGVGSAVGFLSAPVAYEVARTVLTLTERVDLPALAALQDAMAQEATGVVGPALAPGAPVHISLAAELQYQGQGHAVRVPLASPLRSGEDIARMTAAFHAAYRTIYGTDMPANPVELVALSLTAQGDAPPMRAVPPAPPARRAGPAAHVQVFDPAVGADVAFGLHARDALPAGARFDGPFLVQEAQTTTYAPAGWSAEVHPAGHLILTRGERA; encoded by the coding sequence ATGTACAGACTTTCAGTTGATATCGGCGGAACGTTCACGGACGTGGTGCTGGAAGGCCCCACGATCGCATCGCTCAAGACGCTGACCACGCCCGACGCGCCGGAAATCGGCGCGATGACGGGCATTGCGGAGCTGCTCGACAGCGAGGGCCTCCGCCTGACCGATGTCTCTGCCGTGATCCACGGCACGACGCTCGCCACCAACGCGCTGATCGAACGCCGGGGGGCGAAGACCGCCTTCATCACCACCGAGGGGTTCCGGGACATCCTGGAAATGGCCTACGAGAAGCGCTTCGACCAGTATGACACCGACCTGCAGCTGCCCGTGCCGCTGGTGCCGCGCGACCTGCGGCTGACGGTGCGCGAGCGGATGGACGCCGCCGGAGCCCCGCTCATCGCGCCCTCGCAGGCGCAGATGGACGCGCTCGCCTCGCGGCTGATCGCCGAGGGTGTGGAGGCGGTGGCCATCGGGTTCCTGCATGTCTGCGCCAACCCCGCGCATGAGCTGCTGGTGGCACAGTGGCTGCGCGCGCGCCTGCCGGAGCATGTCACCATCTGCCTGAGCTCCGAGGTCTCCCCCGAGATCCGCGAATACGAGCGCTTCTCCACCGTCTGCGCCAATGCATATGTACGGCCGCTGATGTCGCGCTACCTGCACCGGTTCGCCAGCGGGCTGCGCGGGCAGGGCTTTGCCGGGGAGTTCCTGCTGATGCTCTCCGGCGGCGGGCTCACCACGCTGGAACAGGCGGCGAAAACCCCCATCCGGCTGGTGGAATCCGGGCCGGCCGGGGGCGTGGCCCTCGGGGTGCGCGTCTCGCGCGAGACCGGGTGCGAGCGGCTGCTGGCCTTCGACATGGGCGGGACGACGGCGAAGATCTGCTTTCTGGAGCACGGCGTTCCGGCCACGGCGCGGCGCTTCGAAGTGGCCCGGGCCTGGCGCGACATGAAGGGCAGCGGCCTGCCGGTGCGCGTGCCCACCACGGAGCTGGTGGAAATCGGCGCCGGCGGCGGCTCCATCGCGCGGCGTGACGACATGGGCCGGCTGGCCGTGGGGCCGAAGAGCGCGAGCTCGGTGCCCGGCCCCGCCTCCTACGGCCGGGGCGGCACGGCCCCCACCATCACCGACGCGAACGTGGTGCTGGGCAAGCTGCGCCCGGAGGGCTTCGCCGGCGGCAGCTTCGCGCTGCGCCCGGACCTCGCCGCGCAGGCGGTGGAGCGGGACGTGGCAGCCCCGCTGGGCCTGAGCAGCACCGCCTGGGCGGCGGCCGGCATCGTGGAGATCGGCGAGGAGGCGATGGCGAATGCCGCGCGGGTTCATGCCATCGAGCAGGGCAAGGATGTCACCCGCTACCACCTGATGGCCTCGGGCGGCGCCGGGCCGCTCCACGCGGTGCGCATCGCCGAGAAGCTGGGCATCACCCGGGTGATCATTCCCGCCGACGCTGGCGTGGGCTCGGCCGTGGGCTTCCTCTCCGCCCCGGTGGCCTATGAGGTGGCGCGCACCGTGCTCACGCTCACCGAGCGTGTGGACCTTCCCGCCCTCGCCGCCCTGCAGGACGCGATGGCGCAAGAGGCGACCGGCGTGGTGGGCCCCGCGCTGGCACCGGGCGCGCCGGTGCACATCTCCCTCGCCGCCGAGCTGCAGTACCAGGGCCAGGGCCACGCGGTGCGCGTGCCGCTCGCCTCCCCGCTGCGCTCCGGAGAGGACATCGCGCGGATGACCGCCGCCTTCCACGCCGCCTACCGCACCATCTACGGCACCGACATGCCGGCGAACCCGGTGGAACTGGTGGCCCTCAGCCTCACCGCGCAGGGCGACGCCCCGCCGATGCGCGCGGTGCCGCCCGCGCCGCCGGCGCGGCGGGCCGGGCCGGCGGCCCATGTGCAGGTGTTCGACCCCGCCGTGGGTGCGGACGTGGCCTTCGGCCTCCATGCCCGCGACGCGCTGCCCGCGGGCGCGCGCTTCGACGGGCCCTTCCTGGTTCAGGAGGCCCAGACCACCACCTACGCGCCCGCGGGCTGGTCCGCCGAGGTCCACCCCGCCGGCCACCTGATCCTGACACGGGGAGAGCGGGCATGA
- a CDS encoding hydantoinase B/oxoprolinase family protein: MSLENGALGDAEVIALNVMWNRLISVCEEQANALLRVAFGAIVREAGDLSAGVFDAGGRMMAQAVTGTPGHVNTMARSVNAMLAHVPARTLAEGDVLVTNDPWLGAGHVFDFVVVTPVFRGGRIVAYLASTCHVVDVGGLGWSAEARSVFEEGVVIPVTRLRKAGVLNDELLDIVATNSRVPREARGDIISLMACNDEGARRLTDLMDEYAIAGLERLAGFIFERSRGAMLDAVAAVPEGVYENTIRLDGYDAPLTLRARMTVGGGRIAADLAGSDRALDKGVNCPLVYSQAYASFGIKALVAPHVPNNHASLALIEITAPPGLVVSAERPRPVTARHVVGQALPDLMLGCLARALPGRVLAESAGALWVLAISGEETADGQPGFASINVALGGMGARAGADGLSTTAFPSGVGSVPVEIAETVAPLIYVAKEFAPDTGGAGRLRGGLGQEIRLRAATDRPLTLSAAAFERLREGAAGREGGQSGSPGGARISDGRVIDSKGLYTIPPGEELILRTPGGGGFGPPEERARDAVRRDLALGLIGRAAASDIYRCAGEPAQDPPTGKDNT, from the coding sequence ATGAGCCTGGAGAACGGCGCCCTCGGGGATGCGGAGGTCATCGCCCTCAACGTGATGTGGAACCGGCTGATCTCGGTGTGCGAGGAACAGGCCAACGCGCTGCTGCGCGTCGCCTTCGGCGCCATCGTGCGCGAGGCGGGGGACCTTTCGGCCGGCGTGTTCGACGCCGGGGGCCGCATGATGGCCCAGGCCGTCACCGGCACCCCGGGCCATGTGAACACCATGGCCCGTTCGGTGAACGCCATGCTCGCCCATGTGCCGGCGCGGACGCTGGCAGAGGGCGACGTGCTGGTCACCAACGACCCCTGGCTGGGCGCGGGGCATGTGTTCGACTTCGTCGTCGTCACCCCGGTGTTCCGCGGCGGGCGGATCGTCGCCTATCTCGCCTCCACCTGCCACGTGGTGGACGTGGGCGGGCTGGGCTGGTCGGCGGAGGCGCGCTCGGTGTTCGAGGAGGGCGTGGTCATCCCCGTCACCCGGCTGCGCAAGGCCGGCGTGCTCAACGACGAGCTGCTCGACATCGTCGCCACCAATTCCCGCGTCCCGCGCGAGGCGCGCGGCGACATCATCTCGCTGATGGCCTGCAACGACGAGGGCGCCCGCCGCCTCACCGACCTGATGGACGAATACGCCATCGCCGGGCTGGAGCGGCTGGCCGGCTTCATCTTCGAGCGCTCGCGCGGCGCGATGCTGGACGCGGTGGCCGCGGTGCCGGAGGGGGTGTACGAGAACACCATCCGGCTGGACGGCTACGACGCCCCCCTCACCCTGCGCGCCCGGATGACCGTGGGCGGCGGGCGCATCGCCGCCGATCTCGCCGGCTCGGACCGCGCGCTCGACAAGGGCGTGAACTGCCCGCTGGTCTACTCGCAGGCCTATGCCTCCTTCGGGATCAAGGCGCTGGTGGCGCCGCATGTGCCCAACAACCACGCCTCGCTGGCGCTGATCGAGATCACCGCGCCGCCGGGGCTGGTGGTGAGCGCCGAGCGCCCGCGCCCGGTCACCGCGCGCCACGTGGTGGGCCAGGCCCTGCCGGACCTGATGCTGGGCTGCCTCGCCCGGGCCTTGCCCGGCCGGGTGCTGGCGGAGAGCGCGGGTGCGCTCTGGGTGCTGGCGATCTCGGGGGAGGAGACGGCGGACGGCCAGCCGGGCTTTGCCTCCATCAACGTCGCCCTCGGCGGCATGGGCGCGCGGGCGGGGGCGGACGGGCTGTCGACCACGGCCTTCCCCTCCGGCGTGGGCTCGGTGCCGGTGGAGATCGCCGAGACCGTGGCGCCGCTGATCTACGTGGCGAAGGAATTCGCCCCCGACACCGGCGGCGCCGGCCGCCTGCGCGGCGGGCTCGGCCAGGAGATCCGCCTGCGCGCGGCCACCGACCGGCCGCTCACCCTTTCCGCCGCCGCCTTCGAGCGGCTGCGCGAGGGCGCGGCGGGCCGCGAGGGCGGACAGTCCGGCAGCCCGGGCGGCGCCCGCATCTCCGACGGCCGGGTGATCGACAGCAAGGGGCTCTACACCATTCCGCCGGGGGAGGAGCTGATCCTGCGCACCCCCGGCGGCGGCGGGTTCGGCCCGCCGGAGGAGCGCGCGCGCGACGCCGTGCGCCGCGACCTCGCACTGGGGCTGATCGGCCGCGCCGCCGCCTCCGACATCTACCGCTGCGCCGGGGAGCCGGCGCAGGATCCGCCAACAGGGAAGGACAACACATGA
- a CDS encoding TRAP transporter substrate-binding protein, whose protein sequence is MKHAPFAAAALAALLGTSAAARTAWDLSTPWPASNFQAVAAQDFADAVRAATDGEVDITVHMGGEIGVAGSESLAAVETGIVQAADYLLFLQAGEEPLLAMDTLPYLVQGQEEMRLFLKAAGPAFEEIAARHNQKILYYVPWPSPGVYSRSAISTAAEMSGQRIRAFNPASFAFLGKLGAAPLEMPWGDVAPALAAGTIDGVATSTSSGVDGKLWEFTSHFNPLNWSTSTDVVTVNLDAWNALTEEQRSTIEALAAKMQPEFWALSAAEDEGKTEILQQNGITVSEADDSLKALMASGGREMWAAFVARVPEAGPIIDAYAAEAGK, encoded by the coding sequence ATGAAACACGCACCCTTCGCCGCCGCGGCCCTCGCCGCCCTTCTGGGCACGAGTGCGGCGGCCCGCACCGCCTGGGACCTCTCCACCCCCTGGCCCGCGTCCAATTTCCAGGCCGTCGCGGCGCAGGACTTCGCCGACGCGGTGCGCGCGGCCACCGACGGCGAGGTGGACATCACCGTCCACATGGGCGGCGAGATCGGCGTGGCCGGCTCGGAGTCCCTCGCCGCGGTGGAGACCGGCATCGTGCAGGCCGCCGACTACCTGCTGTTCCTGCAGGCCGGCGAGGAGCCGCTTCTGGCCATGGACACGCTGCCCTACCTCGTGCAGGGCCAGGAGGAGATGCGCCTGTTCCTGAAGGCCGCCGGCCCGGCCTTCGAGGAGATCGCCGCGCGCCACAACCAGAAGATCCTCTACTACGTGCCCTGGCCCTCGCCGGGCGTCTACAGCCGCAGCGCCATCTCCACGGCCGCGGAAATGTCCGGCCAGCGCATCCGCGCCTTCAACCCGGCCAGCTTCGCCTTCCTCGGCAAGCTCGGCGCGGCGCCGCTGGAGATGCCCTGGGGCGACGTGGCCCCCGCGCTCGCCGCCGGCACCATCGACGGCGTGGCCACCTCCACCTCCTCGGGCGTGGACGGCAAGCTGTGGGAGTTCACCTCGCACTTCAACCCGCTGAACTGGAGCACCTCCACCGACGTGGTGACGGTGAACCTCGATGCCTGGAACGCCCTCACCGAGGAGCAGCGCAGCACCATCGAGGCACTGGCCGCGAAGATGCAGCCGGAGTTCTGGGCGCTCAGCGCGGCGGAGGACGAGGGCAAGACGGAGATCCTGCAGCAGAACGGCATCACCGTGAGCGAGGCCGACGACAGCCTGAAGGCGCTGATGGCCAGCGGCGGGCGCGAGATGTGGGCCGCGTTCGTGGCCCGTGTGCCCGAGGCCGGGCCGATCATCGACGCCTACGCCGCCGAAGCGGGCAAGTGA
- a CDS encoding TRAP transporter small permease subunit translates to MIRRFLSFTDITSRAAEALAVLLLFAFCLLMLAEVFSRGFLATSLPFSWEYAAFAMGGTFLLGLGPALRHGTQVRVSLVLDRGGPRWRRGLDLAATAAALGLGVLVFLALFSVFQTSLARGLRAASYMATPLAVPQFIALLGAGQFVLALAARLLRLMLGEPTELPRPDEDLPHA, encoded by the coding sequence ATGATCCGCAGGTTCCTGAGTTTCACCGACATCACCTCGCGGGCCGCCGAGGCGCTGGCCGTGCTGCTGCTCTTCGCCTTCTGCCTGCTGATGCTGGCGGAGGTGTTCTCGCGCGGCTTCCTGGCCACCAGCCTGCCGTTTTCATGGGAATACGCCGCCTTCGCCATGGGCGGGACCTTCCTGCTCGGCCTCGGGCCGGCGCTGCGGCACGGCACGCAGGTGCGGGTGTCGCTGGTGCTGGACCGGGGCGGCCCGCGCTGGCGCCGGGGGCTGGACCTCGCGGCCACCGCCGCGGCGCTGGGGCTGGGGGTGCTGGTGTTTCTTGCGCTGTTCTCGGTGTTCCAGACCTCGCTCGCGCGCGGCCTGCGCGCGGCAAGCTACATGGCCACGCCGCTGGCGGTGCCGCAATTCATCGCCCTGCTCGGCGCGGGGCAGTTCGTGCTGGCGCTGGCCGCGCGGCTGCTGCGGCTGATGCTGGGCGAGCCCACCGAACTTCCCCGCCCGGACGAGGACCTGCCCCATGCTTGA